One stretch of Nitrosococcus watsonii C-113 DNA includes these proteins:
- the rpmH gene encoding 50S ribosomal protein L34 produces the protein MKRTFQPKNLKRKRTHGFRARMRTQGGRAIINRRRAKGRKRLTA, from the coding sequence ATGAAACGTACCTTCCAACCTAAAAATTTAAAGCGCAAACGCACTCATGGGTTTCGTGCCCGAATGCGAACCCAAGGCGGGCGCGCTATTATTAATAGGCGGCGTGCCAAGGGACGGAAGCGTCTTACTGCTTAA